A genomic stretch from Coffea arabica cultivar ET-39 chromosome 10c, Coffea Arabica ET-39 HiFi, whole genome shotgun sequence includes:
- the LOC113714994 gene encoding putative pentatricopeptide repeat-containing protein At1g77010, mitochondrial, whose product MDLDLQSCARILSSFKAHHHILQGRQLHLLFLKRGLLNAAVNMTNRLLQMYARCGQISDARKLFDEMGERNTFSWNTLLEGYVKHGRVKDSLDLFYLMPDKNDFSWNLMIPGLVKARELHVACGLLNVMPRKNGIVLNSLMHGYVRNGCPYSALMLFRDYLKLELGEGVCRDNFVLATAISACADLGSLDYGKQIHTHIIVSFVERDSVLGSSLVNMYAKCGQLDTASQLLHKMQHVDDFSLSALISGYANCGRIDDARKIFELKTDPCIVLWNSLIAGYIANDEETEAISLFLEMRKEGVSGDFSTFTSILSACSNTGIVKYCQQLHSDVCKLGFIDDLIVASALVDTYSKCQSPHDACALSDELNVHDTVLLNSMITIYSNCGRIEDAKRIFLTMPDKSLISWNSIIVGLSQNGCPIEALNLFSKMNRINLSMDKFSLASVISACASISSVEFGEQVFARATIVGLDLNQTVSSSLIDFYCKCGFVESGQKIFDQTKKDDVVLWNSLLMGYATNGYAIQTLNVFYQMTSADMVPTYITFIGVLSACNHCGLAEEAQKWFDAMKDTYHIDPGIEHYSCMIDLFARSGCLEEAVSIIEEMPFKADASMWSSILRGCLAHEDRSLGKKVVDRVMVLDPENSVGFVQLSNIFATSDDWERSALVRKLMKDNKIQKNPGLSWGGT is encoded by the coding sequence ATGGACCTTGATTTACAATCTTGTGCTCGAATCCTCAGCTCTTTCAAGGCCCACCACCACATCCTACAAGGGAGACAATTGCACCTCCTTTTCCTCAAAAGGGGTCTCCTCAATGCTGCTGTAAACATGACGAATCGCCTTCTCCAAATGTATGCGAGGTGCGGCCAGATATCCGATGCTCGGAAACTGTTTGATGAAATGGGTGAGAGAAATACTTTCTCTTGGAACACTTTACTAGAGGGATATGTGAAACATGGAAGAGTAAAGGACTCGTTGGACTTGTTTTACTTGATGCCAGATAAAAACGACTTCTCTTGGAATTTAATGATTCCAGGCCTTGTAAAAGCCAGGGAGTTACATGTTGCGTGTGGACTGCTTAATGTGATGCCGAGGAAAAATGGGATAGTTTTGAATTCTTTGATGCATGGTTATGTAAGAAATGGGTGCCCATATAGTGCTTTAATGTTGTTTAGAGATTACTTGAAACTGGAACTTGGTGAAGGTGTATGTCGGGATAATTTTGTTTTGGCAACAGCTATTAGTGCTTGTGCAGATTTGGGAAGTTTGGATTATGGGAAACAGATTCACACCCATATTATTGTCAGTTTTGTGGAACGTGATTCGGTATTGGGGAGTTCACTTGTTAATATGTATGCAAAGTGTGGTCAGTTGGACACTGCAAGCCAGTTGCTGCATAAAATGCAACATGTAGATGACTTCTCTCTTTCTGCACTTATATCAGGATATGCGAATTGTGGCAGGATAGATGATGCGAGAAAAATCTTTGAACTTAAAACTGATCCATGCATTGTACTATGGAACTCTTTAATTGCAGGTTATATTGCCAATGATGAAGAAACAGAAGCAATTTCGTTATTCTTAGAGATGCGGAAGGAAGGAGTTTCAGGAGATTTTTCTACTTTTACCAGTATTTTGAGTGCCTGCAGTAATACTggaattgttaaatattgtcAACAATTGCATTCTGACGTATGTAAGTTGGGGTTCATTGATGATCTAATAGTTGCCAGTGCTCTTGTTGACACATATTCCAAGTGTCAAAGCCCACATGATGCTTGTGCTTTATCTGATGAACTCAATGTGCATGACACAGTCTTGCTGAATTCTATGATTACTATCTATTCTAATTGTGGGAGAATTGAAGATGCAAAAAGGATTTTTCTGACCATGCCTGATAAAAGCTTAATCTCATGGAACTCCATTATAGTAGGTCTAAGTCAAAATGGTTGTCCAATTGAAGCTTTAAATCTCTTTAGCAAGATGAATAGGATCAATTTAAGTATGGACAAATTTAGCCTTGCTAGTGTCATTAGTGCTTGTGCCAGCATTTCATCTGTAGAATTTGGTGAACAGGTGTTTGCTAGAGCTACTATTGTTGGCCTTGATCTTAATCAAACTGTTTCATCCTCCCTTATTGATTTTTACTGCAAGTGTGGTTTTGTTGAAAGTGGTCAGAAAATCTTTGACCAAACCAAAAAAGATGATGTAGTTTTGTGGAATTCTCTGTTGATGGGTTATGCGACAAACGGTTATGCAATTCAAACTCTGAATGTATTTTATCAGATGACATCTGCTGATATGGTACCAACATATATCACATTTATAGGAGTATTATCTGCTTGTAATCATTGTGGATTGGCAGAGGAGGCACAGAAATGGTTTGATGCAATGAAGGATACCTACCACATAGATCCTGGAATAGAACACTACTCCTGCATGATAGATCTTTTTGCACGGTCTGGTTGCCTTGAAGAAGCTGTAAGTATCATTGAAGAGATGCCATTTAAGGCAGATGCAAGCATGTGGTCATCAATTCTTAGAGGATGTTTGGCTCATGAGGATAGATCTCTGGGGAAAAAAGTAGTTGACCGAGTTATGGTGCTTGATCCTGAAAACTCAGTTGGATTTGTGCAGCTATCAAATATATTTGCCACATCTGATGACTGGGAAAGGTCTGCCCTTGTCAGAAAGCTAATGAAAGataacaaaatccaaaagaATCCTGGCCTAAGTTGGGGTGGTACTTAG
- the LOC113714315 gene encoding pentatricopeptide repeat-containing protein At1g43980, mitochondrial-like — translation MYLLLQRLCRHRPIHTYSLSFYTKLIDQCLRWKRPNFAKSIHAQLIKLGFNGTFLGNRCVDMYSKAGLFSYALKVFDDIADRNVYSWNICLKAYVQHGDFEKARLIFDKMPERDVVSWNSMISGYVSCGFSEQALELFLDMQKNGVRPSGFTFSILISSVECVFVGKQIHCSMLRNGVDFSNVVVGNSLIDMYGKVGVVEYALSVFWSMKELDVISWNSLISACCKSGYEELAIDVFCWMRYQGYASDEFTVSRVISACSGSRNLEKGKPILCLCIKMGFFSNTILSSAAIDYLSKCNRMEDSVHIFEESSIWDSALCNSMISAYAQHGLEEKAFGLFVDSIRENIRPTEFTLSSVLNCASAFLALEQGSQVHSLVIKSGFESDSIVSSSLVDMYFRFGLVDAALGIFATMVVKDLIAWNTVIMGLAHNGKFLESIGLFKQLKSRGLEPDKITFSGALLACRYGGLLEEGMAIFSLMEKDYGIAPRDEHYACVVDLMSRAGKLKEAIAIMVVMPHPPNALMWESILCACRIYGDLKLVEKVAERMIDLKIESLLSCSLLAQVYEHNGRWESLVRVRRFMKQKYEVFDSSWVGFGGNLFAFKTNETFHQGGEDVYSLLRLLTLEMHDQVYL, via the coding sequence ATGTACCTTTTGTTACAAAGGCTTTGTCGTCATAGACCAATCCACACATATTCACTTTCTTTTTACACTAAACTGATTGATCAGTGTTTAAGATGGAAAAGACCCAATTTTGCAAAATCCATTCATGCCCAGCTGATAAAACTTGGTTTTAATGGCACTTTTCTGGGAAATCGTTGCGTTGATATGTATAGCAAAGCTGGCCTTTTTAGTTATGCTTTGAAAGTGTTCGATGATATAGCTGATAGGAATGTCTATTCTTGGAATATATGCTTGAAAGCGTATGTACAACATGGTGATTTTGAGAAGGCGCGtttaatatttgataaaatgccTGAAAGAGATGTTGTGAGCTGGAATTCAATGATTTCAGGGTATGTGTCATGTGGTTTCTCAGAGCAAGCGTTGGAGTTGTTTCTTGATATGCAGAAAAATGGTGTGAGGCCGAGTGGGTTTACGTTTTCGATTTTGATCTCGTCTGTTGAGTGTGTCTTTGTTGGTAAGCAAATACATTGCAGTATGTTGAGAAATGGTGTCGATTTTTCCAATGTGGTGGTTGGCAATTCTTTGATTGATATGTATGGGAAGGTTGGCGTTGTGGAATATGCTCTTAGTGTGTTTTGGAGTATGAAGGAGTTGGATGTCATATCCTGGAACTCATTGATCTCGGCTTGCTGTAAATCAGGTTATGAAGAATTAGCAATTGACGTGTTCTGTTGGATGAGATATCAAGGATATGCATCAGATGAGTTTACCGTGTCGAGAGTGATTTCAGCCTGTTCTGGCTCGCGGAATTTGGAAAAGGGTAAACcaattttatgtctttgtataAAGATGGGGTTTTTCTCGAATACTATTCTTTCAAGTGCTGCTATTGACTATTTATCTAAATGCAACAGAATGGAGGACTCGGTGCATATATTTGAAGAATCTAGTATTTGGGATTCAGCTCTTTGCAATTCCATGATTTCAGCATATGCACAGCATGGTTTAGAAGAGAAAGCATTTGGGCTTTTTGTCGATTCAATTAGGGAGAATATTAGGCCCACTGAGTTCACTCTTAGCTCTGTTCTCAATTGTGCTTCAGCCTTCTTAGCGTTGGAGCAGGGAAGTCAAGTCCATTCTTTAGTGATCAAATCAGGGTTTGAATCAGATTCTATTGTTTCCAGTTCACTTGTAGACATGTACTTTAGATTTGGATTAGTTGATGCTGCCCTGGGGATCTTTGCTACCATGGTTGTGAAAGATCTAATAGCTTGGAATACTGTAATAATGGGATTGGCTCATAatggaaaatttcttgaatCTATTGGCCTTTTCAAGCAACTAAAATCTAGGGGACTAGAGCCAGATAAGATTACATTTTCTGGTGCTCTATTGGCATGCAGATACGGTGGATTGCTTGAAGAAGGAATGgctatattttctttaatggAAAAGGATTATGGAATTGCACCCAGGGATGAACATTATGCTTGTGTTGTGGACTTGATGAGTCGAGCAGGTAAACTTAAAGAAGCAATAGCTATAATGGTAGTTATGCCCCATCCACCCAATGCTCTGATGTGGGAATCAATACTTTGTGCTTGTAGAATTTATGGAGATTTGAAACTTGTTGAAAAAGTTGCAGAGAgaatgattgatttgaaaatagAGTCATTATTGTCTTGTTCACTGTTGGCTCAAGTGTACGAGCACAATGGTAGATGGGAGAGCCTAGTTAGAGTAAGGAGGTTTATGAAGCAGAAATATGAAGTGTTTGATTCTAGTTGGGTTGGATTTGGAGGCAACTTATTTGCTTTTAAAACAAACGAAACATTTCACCAAGGTGGTGAGGATGTCTATTCATTGTTGAGATTATTGACCCTGGAGATGCATGATCAAGTTTACCTATGA
- the LOC113715036 gene encoding 2-oxoisovalerate dehydrogenase subunit alpha 1, mitochondrial-like isoform X1, whose amino-acid sequence MAFWLSKSRSISSLLGKRIGLLTILHERNKGSFLHSRRDAVFRYKNSPEFSTKSATFSATGRRFKSSKTGEQVELPSSDEDDDENQAVDFPGGRVAFTSRMNFTSESSGKRIPCFRVLDDNGYPIAGSIFEQVNKEIAVRMYSGMVTLQIMDTILYETQRQGRISFYLTSTGEEAINLASAAALSPDDVVLPQYREPGVLLWRGFTLQEFANQCFGNEADYGKGRQMPIHYGSQKHNYFTVSSPIATQLPQAAGVAYSLKMDKKDACVVTYMGDGGTSEGDFHAALNFAAVTEVPVIFICRNNGWAISTPITEQFRSDGVVVRGQAYGIRSIRVDGNDALAVYNSVRTARQTAINEQRPILIEALTYRVGHHSTSDDSTKYRAVDEIEHWKTAQNPVARFRKWVQGNGWWTDEYESEFRSNIRKQLMEAIQLAARKEKPPIANLFTDVYEENAPNLVEQERSLGETIKKHPQDYPSDVPL is encoded by the exons ATGGCGTTTTGGTTGTCAAAATCAAGAAGCATTAGCAGTCTTCTGGGGAAAAGAATCGGTCTCTTGACAATTCTTCATGAAAGAAATAAAGGGTCATTCTTGCATTCAAGAAGGGATGCAGTTTTCAGGTACAAAAATTCGCCTGAATTCTCTACCAAGTCAGCCACCTTTTCCGCCACAGGCCGACGGTTCAAGTCCTCAAAAACTGGGGAACAAGTAGAATTGCCATCCTccgatgaagatgatgatgaaaatCAA GCTGTAGATTTTCCTGGAGGAAGGGTTGCATTCACTTCCCGGATGAATTTCACCTCTGAGTCATCTGGCAAGAGGATACCATGTTTTCGCGTCCTTGATGACAATGGCTACCCCATTGCAGGCAGCATATTTGAGCAG GTGAACAAAGAAATTGCGGTTAGAATGTATAGTGGAATGGTTACCCTTCAAATAATGGACACAATATTATACGAGACGCAGAGGCAGGGAAGAATATCCTTCTATCTCACCTCAACTGGAGAAGAGGCCATTAACTTAGCATCAGCAGCTGCACTTAGCCCTGATGATGTTGTATTACCCCAG TACCGGGAACCTGGAGTACTTTTATGGCGTGGATTCACCTTACAAGAATTTGCCAACCAATGTTTTGGGAATGAGGCTGATTATGGAAAAGGCAGACAAATGCCAATACATTATGGATCTCAAAAACACAATTATTTCACTGTCTCATCACCCATTGC TACACAGCTTCCTCAGGCAGCCGGTGTGGCTTATTCTTTAAAAATGGATAAAAAGGATGCTTGTGTTGTCACTTATATGGGGGATGGTGGCACCAGTGAG GGGGATTTCCATGCTGCTTTGAACTTTGCAGCAGTTACGGAAGTTCCTGTGATTTTTATCTGCCGCAACAATGGGTGGGCAATTAGCACTCCTATTACAGAACAGTTCCGAA GTGATGGTGTAGTTGTCCGGGGTCAAGCTTATGGCATCAGAAGTATTCGTGtagatggaaatgatgctctaGCTGTCTATAATTCAGTACGTACAGCACGTCAAACGGCCATTAATGAACAGAGACCAATTTTGATCGAG GCTCTTACATATCGGGTTGGGCATCACTCTACATCCGATGATTCTACCAAATATCGAGCAGTGGATGAAATTGAACACTGGAAAACAGCTCAGAACCCTGTAGCCAGATTTAGGAAATGGGTACAGGGAAATGGCTGGTGGACTGATGAATATGAATCTGAATTTCGCAGCAACATCAGGAAGCAG CTTATGGAAGCAATTCAACTGGCAGCTCGCAAGGAGAAGCCTCCAATTGCAAACCTTTTTACGGATGTGTATGAGGAAAATGCTCCTAATCTTGTAGAGCAAGAGAGATCACTTGGAGAAACTATCAAGAAACACCCACAGGACTACCCTTCTGATGTGCCCTTATAG
- the LOC113715036 gene encoding 2-oxoisovalerate dehydrogenase subunit alpha 1, mitochondrial-like isoform X2, translated as MNFTSESSGKRIPCFRVLDDNGYPIAGSIFEQVNKEIAVRMYSGMVTLQIMDTILYETQRQGRISFYLTSTGEEAINLASAAALSPDDVVLPQYREPGVLLWRGFTLQEFANQCFGNEADYGKGRQMPIHYGSQKHNYFTVSSPIATQLPQAAGVAYSLKMDKKDACVVTYMGDGGTSEGDFHAALNFAAVTEVPVIFICRNNGWAISTPITEQFRSDGVVVRGQAYGIRSIRVDGNDALAVYNSVRTARQTAINEQRPILIEALTYRVGHHSTSDDSTKYRAVDEIEHWKTAQNPVARFRKWVQGNGWWTDEYESEFRSNIRKQLMEAIQLAARKEKPPIANLFTDVYEENAPNLVEQERSLGETIKKHPQDYPSDVPL; from the exons ATGAATTTCACCTCTGAGTCATCTGGCAAGAGGATACCATGTTTTCGCGTCCTTGATGACAATGGCTACCCCATTGCAGGCAGCATATTTGAGCAG GTGAACAAAGAAATTGCGGTTAGAATGTATAGTGGAATGGTTACCCTTCAAATAATGGACACAATATTATACGAGACGCAGAGGCAGGGAAGAATATCCTTCTATCTCACCTCAACTGGAGAAGAGGCCATTAACTTAGCATCAGCAGCTGCACTTAGCCCTGATGATGTTGTATTACCCCAG TACCGGGAACCTGGAGTACTTTTATGGCGTGGATTCACCTTACAAGAATTTGCCAACCAATGTTTTGGGAATGAGGCTGATTATGGAAAAGGCAGACAAATGCCAATACATTATGGATCTCAAAAACACAATTATTTCACTGTCTCATCACCCATTGC TACACAGCTTCCTCAGGCAGCCGGTGTGGCTTATTCTTTAAAAATGGATAAAAAGGATGCTTGTGTTGTCACTTATATGGGGGATGGTGGCACCAGTGAG GGGGATTTCCATGCTGCTTTGAACTTTGCAGCAGTTACGGAAGTTCCTGTGATTTTTATCTGCCGCAACAATGGGTGGGCAATTAGCACTCCTATTACAGAACAGTTCCGAA GTGATGGTGTAGTTGTCCGGGGTCAAGCTTATGGCATCAGAAGTATTCGTGtagatggaaatgatgctctaGCTGTCTATAATTCAGTACGTACAGCACGTCAAACGGCCATTAATGAACAGAGACCAATTTTGATCGAG GCTCTTACATATCGGGTTGGGCATCACTCTACATCCGATGATTCTACCAAATATCGAGCAGTGGATGAAATTGAACACTGGAAAACAGCTCAGAACCCTGTAGCCAGATTTAGGAAATGGGTACAGGGAAATGGCTGGTGGACTGATGAATATGAATCTGAATTTCGCAGCAACATCAGGAAGCAG CTTATGGAAGCAATTCAACTGGCAGCTCGCAAGGAGAAGCCTCCAATTGCAAACCTTTTTACGGATGTGTATGAGGAAAATGCTCCTAATCTTGTAGAGCAAGAGAGATCACTTGGAGAAACTATCAAGAAACACCCACAGGACTACCCTTCTGATGTGCCCTTATAG
- the LOC113714343 gene encoding serine/threonine-protein kinase PBS1-like isoform X1, whose protein sequence is MSSTSSTLTMESIKDHPLMPARVVVAYDATKDRTEIEFSHTIHSIRSRGDILHGGDTLMFLGVLSKVPHPMGYQMQARPESMLGITHVRLVEEEVSNKVDFCVRLLQKSAEEYDSEGVDIEVKITAGTPTRKVVLQEVITSNATWVILDRHLRRDLRFYLKQIPCKVAIIEDNLSMVVVRPSTISDTDKVEPNLFISLAKNVPLLAAPNEENNEQFIMSCKSYSPSMGSLENSDRIKSNLLPALKYNPQDHNISSHHELGPNSEDKSGRHAKGGSKPPISPQVIEKLRRKPSGQRSNDTPVLCIGCGMKTKPDIKDSMKFSFSEIQLATDDFSKDNLLGEGGYGHVYKGRLKDGQFIAAKLRKEASTQGFAEFLSEIYVLSFARHKNIVMLLGYCCKENLNILVYEYICNKSLEWHLFDNEGDVLEWHRRHSIAIGTAKGLRFLHEECRGSPIVHCDMRPSNILLTHDFVPMLGDFGLAKRRTDEGNMHKRILGTLGYLAPEYAENGIVSVKTDVYSFGIILIQLMSGRKVVDSNRLDQQHSLRQWAIPLIQRLALHELVDPRIQDFYDTYELYLMVRAAYLCVQTNPEMRPTMGEVLRLLEGESDHLNQLADQFVPHFSK, encoded by the exons ATGTCATCAACTTCTTCAACTTTGACTATGGAGTCCATTAAGGATCATCCCTTAATGCCTGCAAGAGTTGTTGTAGCATATGATGCCACGAAAGATCGAACAGAAATAGAGTTTAGCCATACTATTCACAGTATCAGATCAAGGGGCGATATTCTTCATGGAGGGGATACGCTTATGTTTCTTGGAGTTTTATCAAAAGTTCCTCATCCTA TGGGATATCAGATGCAAGCACGCCCAGAGTCCATGCTTGGAATTACACACGTGCGTCTAGTGGAAGAAGAGGTCTCAAACAAGGTTGATTTTTGTGTAAGATTGCTCCAGAAAAGTGCGGAAGAATATGATAGTGAAGGG GTTGACATTGAAGTCAAGATTACTGCTGGGACTCCCACAAGGAAAGTTGTTTTACAGGAGGTTATTACATCCAATGCAACTTGGGTTATACTTGATAG GCATCTAAGACGAGATTTGAGGTTTTACCTTAAGCAAATACCCTGCAAGGTTGCAATCATCGAAGATAACTTGTCCATGGTGGTTGTGAGACCATCCACTATTAGTGACACAGATAAAGTGGAGCCAAACTTGTTTATTTCCCTGGCAAAAAATGTCCCTCTGTTGGCTGCTCCAAATGAAGAGAACAATGAGCAATTTATTATGTCTTGCAAAAGTTACTCCCCCTCCATGGGATCCTTGGAAAACTCTGATAGGATAAAAAGCAACTTGCTACCTGCTCTGAAGTACAACCCTCAGGATCATAACATATCCTCGCATCACGAACTTGGCCCAAATTCTGAAGATAAATCAG GAAGGCATGCCAAAGGAGGAAGCAAGCCTCCAATTTCTCCACAAGTAATTGAGAAATTACGAAGAAAGCCTAGCGGGCAGAGATCCAATGATACACCTGTTCTTTGCATTGGTTGTGGAATGAAAACGAAGCCAGATATTAAAGATTCAATGAAGTTCAGTTTTTCTGAGATACAGCTCGCAACAGATGACTTTTCAAAGGATAATTTACTAGGAGAAGGCGGTTATGGTCATGTATATAAAGGTCGACTAAAGGATGGGCAGTTCATTGCTGCCAAGCTGAGGAAAGAAGCAAGCACCCAAGGATTTGCAGAATTTCTTTCAGAAATATATGTGCTAAGCTTTGCACGTCACAAGAACATAGTGATGCTGCTAGGCTACTGTTGCAAGGAGAACCTTAATATCTTGGTCTATGAGTATATTTGCAACAAGTCTCTTGAATGGCATCTTTTTG ATAATGAAGGAGATGTCCTCGAGTGGCATAGAAGACATTCTATTGCCATTGGAACAGCAAAAGGGTTGCGTTTTCTTCATGAAGAATGTCGTGGAAGTCCCATCGTTCATTGTGACATGAGGCCAAGCAATATACTGCTCACCCATGACTTTGTTCCTATG CTAGGTGACTTTGGCCTTGCAAAACGGAGAACAGATGAAGGAAATATGCACAAAAGAATTTTGGGAACACTTGG GTATCTTGCACCAGAATATGCTGAGAATGGTATTGTTTCTGTGAAAACAGATGTATACTCGTTTGGTATTATCCTGATACAACTTATGTCGGGACGCAAGGTTGTTGATTCAAATAGACTAGACCAGCAACATTCCCTAAGACAGTGG GCAATACCGCTGATCCAGAGGCTTGCACTACATGAGCTCGTTGATCCTCGCATTCAAGACTTTTATGACACATATGAACTGTATCTCATGGTTCGAGCAGCCTATTTGTGTGTGCAAACTAACCCTGAGATGCGCCCAACAATGGGAGAG GTTTTACGTCTTCTAGAAGGTGAAAGTGATCATCTTAATCAATTAGCAGATCAATTTGTACCCCATTTCAGTAAATAA
- the LOC113714343 gene encoding uncharacterized protein isoform X2 codes for MSSTSSTLTMESIKDHPLMPARVVVAYDATKDRTEIEFSHTIHSIRSRGDILHGGDTLMFLGVLSKVPHPMGYQMQARPESMLGITHVRLVEEEVSNKVDFCVRLLQKSAEEYDSEGVDIEVKITAGTPTRKVVLQEVITSNATWVILDRHLRRDLRFYLKQIPCKVAIIEDNLSMVVVRPSTISDTDKVEPNLFISLAKNVPLLAAPNEENNEQFIMSCKSYSPSMGSLENSDRIKSNLLPALKYNPQDHNISSHHELGPNSEDKSGRHAKGGSKPPISPQVIEKLRRKPSGQRSNDTPVLCIGCGMKTKPDIKDSMKFSFSEIQLATDDFSKDNLLGEGGYGHVYKGRLKDGQFIAAKLRKEASTQGFAEFLSEIYVLSFARHKNIVMLLGYCCKENLNILVYEYICNKSLEWHLFDNEGDVLEWHRRHSIAIGTAKGLRFLHEECRGSPIVHCDMRPSNILLTHDFVPMLGDFGLAKRRTDEGNMHKRILGTLGCILVWYYPDTTYVGTQGC; via the exons ATGTCATCAACTTCTTCAACTTTGACTATGGAGTCCATTAAGGATCATCCCTTAATGCCTGCAAGAGTTGTTGTAGCATATGATGCCACGAAAGATCGAACAGAAATAGAGTTTAGCCATACTATTCACAGTATCAGATCAAGGGGCGATATTCTTCATGGAGGGGATACGCTTATGTTTCTTGGAGTTTTATCAAAAGTTCCTCATCCTA TGGGATATCAGATGCAAGCACGCCCAGAGTCCATGCTTGGAATTACACACGTGCGTCTAGTGGAAGAAGAGGTCTCAAACAAGGTTGATTTTTGTGTAAGATTGCTCCAGAAAAGTGCGGAAGAATATGATAGTGAAGGG GTTGACATTGAAGTCAAGATTACTGCTGGGACTCCCACAAGGAAAGTTGTTTTACAGGAGGTTATTACATCCAATGCAACTTGGGTTATACTTGATAG GCATCTAAGACGAGATTTGAGGTTTTACCTTAAGCAAATACCCTGCAAGGTTGCAATCATCGAAGATAACTTGTCCATGGTGGTTGTGAGACCATCCACTATTAGTGACACAGATAAAGTGGAGCCAAACTTGTTTATTTCCCTGGCAAAAAATGTCCCTCTGTTGGCTGCTCCAAATGAAGAGAACAATGAGCAATTTATTATGTCTTGCAAAAGTTACTCCCCCTCCATGGGATCCTTGGAAAACTCTGATAGGATAAAAAGCAACTTGCTACCTGCTCTGAAGTACAACCCTCAGGATCATAACATATCCTCGCATCACGAACTTGGCCCAAATTCTGAAGATAAATCAG GAAGGCATGCCAAAGGAGGAAGCAAGCCTCCAATTTCTCCACAAGTAATTGAGAAATTACGAAGAAAGCCTAGCGGGCAGAGATCCAATGATACACCTGTTCTTTGCATTGGTTGTGGAATGAAAACGAAGCCAGATATTAAAGATTCAATGAAGTTCAGTTTTTCTGAGATACAGCTCGCAACAGATGACTTTTCAAAGGATAATTTACTAGGAGAAGGCGGTTATGGTCATGTATATAAAGGTCGACTAAAGGATGGGCAGTTCATTGCTGCCAAGCTGAGGAAAGAAGCAAGCACCCAAGGATTTGCAGAATTTCTTTCAGAAATATATGTGCTAAGCTTTGCACGTCACAAGAACATAGTGATGCTGCTAGGCTACTGTTGCAAGGAGAACCTTAATATCTTGGTCTATGAGTATATTTGCAACAAGTCTCTTGAATGGCATCTTTTTG ATAATGAAGGAGATGTCCTCGAGTGGCATAGAAGACATTCTATTGCCATTGGAACAGCAAAAGGGTTGCGTTTTCTTCATGAAGAATGTCGTGGAAGTCCCATCGTTCATTGTGACATGAGGCCAAGCAATATACTGCTCACCCATGACTTTGTTCCTATG CTAGGTGACTTTGGCCTTGCAAAACGGAGAACAGATGAAGGAAATATGCACAAAAGAATTTTGGGAACACTTGG ATGTATACTCGTTTGGTATTATCCTGATACAACTTATGTCGGGACGCAAGGTTGTTGA